In a genomic window of Oncorhynchus kisutch isolate 150728-3 linkage group LG9, Okis_V2, whole genome shotgun sequence:
- the LOC109896590 gene encoding FGFR1 oncogene partner 2 homolog isoform X1 yields the protein MSCSLENVLSDAKSLVERLRNHDNAAEVLIEQTTSLNKRVEAMKQYQEEIESLNRVARHRPRSSLVMGIQQENRQIRDLQQENKELRTSLEEHQSAIELIMTKYREQVFRLLMASKKDDPAIVNQLKEQHTTVSDPPSSSVTSHSGATLSSCIEEVQSKYLYCFYSMTLQEMQAHIEKINEMATVMRKAIEVDEGRLCEDEERIKQLELENSGLRELLGISREAFLVLTREEASDSTSLSALLTSADISLRKS from the exons ATGTCGTGTTCATTAGAAAATGTATTGTCAGACGCCAAGTCGCTGGTGGAAAGACTCCGCAACCATGACAATGCAGCGGAGGTACTTATCGAACAGACAACGTCCCTTAACAAGAGGGTGGAGGCCATGAAACAG TATCAGGAGGAGATTGAGTCGCTGAACCGGGTAGCCCGGCATCGGCCCCGTTCCAGCCTCGTCATGGGCATCCAGCAGGAAAACCGGCAGATCCGTGACCTACAGCAGGAAAACAAAG AGTTGAGAACCTCCCTGGAGGAACACCAGTCTGCCATAGAGCTCATCATGACTAAATACAGGGAGCAGGTCTTCAGACTCCTCATGGCCAGTAAGAAGGACGACCCAGCCATCGTCAACCAATTAAAGGAGCAGCACACCACTGTGAGTGACCCACCCTCTTCTAGTGTCACATCGCACTCAGGAGCTACCCTTTCTTCTTGTATCGAAGAAGTTCAAAGCAAATATTTATATTGTTTCTATTCTATGACTCTGCAGGAAATGCAAGCGCACATAGAAAAGATCAACGAGATGGCTACGGTGATGAGGAAGGCCATCGAAGTGGACGAGGGGAGGTTGTGTGAAGACGAGGAGAGGATCAAGCAACTAGAG CTGGAGAACAGTGGTCTTCGTGAGCTGCTAGGGATCAGTCGAGAAGCCTTCCTAGTTCTGACGAGAGAGGAGGCCTCGGATAGCACATCCCTGTCTGCCCTGTTGACCAGTGCCGACATCAGCCTCCGGAAGAGTTAG
- the LOC109896590 gene encoding FGFR1 oncogene partner 2 homolog isoform X2, with product MSCSLENVLSDAKSLVERLRNHDNAAEVLIEQTTSLNKRVEAMKQYQEEIESLNRVARHRPRSSLVMGIQQENRQIRDLQQENKELRTSLEEHQSAIELIMTKYREQVFRLLMASKKDDPAIVNQLKEQHTTEMQAHIEKINEMATVMRKAIEVDEGRLCEDEERIKQLELENSGLRELLGISREAFLVLTREEASDSTSLSALLTSADISLRKS from the exons ATGTCGTGTTCATTAGAAAATGTATTGTCAGACGCCAAGTCGCTGGTGGAAAGACTCCGCAACCATGACAATGCAGCGGAGGTACTTATCGAACAGACAACGTCCCTTAACAAGAGGGTGGAGGCCATGAAACAG TATCAGGAGGAGATTGAGTCGCTGAACCGGGTAGCCCGGCATCGGCCCCGTTCCAGCCTCGTCATGGGCATCCAGCAGGAAAACCGGCAGATCCGTGACCTACAGCAGGAAAACAAAG AGTTGAGAACCTCCCTGGAGGAACACCAGTCTGCCATAGAGCTCATCATGACTAAATACAGGGAGCAGGTCTTCAGACTCCTCATGGCCAGTAAGAAGGACGACCCAGCCATCGTCAACCAATTAAAGGAGCAGCACACCACT GAAATGCAAGCGCACATAGAAAAGATCAACGAGATGGCTACGGTGATGAGGAAGGCCATCGAAGTGGACGAGGGGAGGTTGTGTGAAGACGAGGAGAGGATCAAGCAACTAGAG CTGGAGAACAGTGGTCTTCGTGAGCTGCTAGGGATCAGTCGAGAAGCCTTCCTAGTTCTGACGAGAGAGGAGGCCTCGGATAGCACATCCCTGTCTGCCCTGTTGACCAGTGCCGACATCAGCCTCCGGAAGAGTTAG